The following proteins are encoded in a genomic region of Kosakonia oryzae:
- the exbD gene encoding TonB system transport protein ExbD, with translation MAMRLNENLDDNGEMHEINVTPFIDVMLVLLIIFMVAAPLATVDVKVNLPASTSQPQPRPEKPVYLSVKADNTMFIGNDPVTDETMVNQLNAVTEGKKDTTIFFRADKTVDYETMMKVMDTLHQAGYLKIGLVGEETVKAH, from the coding sequence ATGGCAATGCGTCTTAACGAAAACCTGGATGATAATGGCGAAATGCACGAAATCAACGTGACGCCGTTTATCGACGTTATGTTGGTGCTGCTGATTATCTTTATGGTGGCCGCGCCGCTTGCCACCGTTGATGTAAAAGTGAATCTTCCGGCTTCTACCAGCCAGCCGCAGCCGCGTCCGGAAAAACCGGTCTACCTGTCGGTGAAAGCGGATAACACCATGTTCATCGGCAACGATCCGGTAACCGACGAGACGATGGTTAACCAGCTCAATGCCGTGACGGAAGGCAAAAAGGACACCACGATCTTCTTCCGTGCGGATAAAACCGTCGATTACGAGACGATGATGAAAGTGATGGATACCCTGCATCAGGCGGGCTATCTCAAAATCGGTCTGGTCGGTGAAGAGACGGTTAAAGCACACTAA
- a CDS encoding ESA_00282 family adhesion-associated protein, with the protein MNSIFYSVIAILLLTGGVLLLMREYNKNTPLSEIDDRPPQYHPLSKEEGEDHFSVLMNAITPVWYWRVNHEYIDFLHATIKRMNMAELNSTPGLFEAQRRCSDLNSAVYKYYDNIKKRCVNGEKVSQSDLDVLNLRQCFREFSMEAYPALVVLVWPEYQRPWVNPEDV; encoded by the coding sequence ATGAACAGTATTTTTTATTCTGTCATTGCTATATTGCTGCTGACGGGCGGCGTACTTTTATTGATGCGAGAGTACAATAAAAACACTCCCCTTAGTGAAATTGACGATCGCCCTCCGCAGTATCATCCATTGTCAAAAGAGGAAGGCGAAGATCATTTTTCGGTATTAATGAACGCGATTACTCCGGTATGGTACTGGCGCGTCAACCATGAATATATTGATTTTCTTCATGCGACAATTAAACGTATGAACATGGCGGAATTAAATAGTACGCCGGGTTTATTTGAAGCCCAGCGTCGCTGTAGCGATCTCAATTCAGCGGTGTATAAGTATTACGACAATATAAAAAAACGCTGTGTCAACGGTGAAAAAGTCTCGCAGTCCGATCTGGATGTCCTCAATCTGCGCCAGTGTTTTCGCGAGTTCAGTATGGAAGCCTATCCGGCGCTGGTGGTGCTGGTCTGGCCTGAGTATCAGCGGCCGTGGGTGAACCCGGAGGATGTGTAA
- the exbB gene encoding tol-pal system-associated acyl-CoA thioesterase, with the protein MGNNLMQTDLSVWGMYHHADIVVKIVMIGLILASVVTWALFFSKSAEMISQKRRLKREQQKLAEARSLDQASEIASSFHARSLSLSLINEAQNELELSAGSEDNEGIKERTGFRLERRVAATGRHMGRGNGYLATIGAISPFIGLFGTVWGIMNSFIGIAQTQTTNLAVVAPGIAEALLATAIGLVAAIPAVVIYNVFARMIGSYKAMLGDVAAQVLLLQSRDLDLAASNAQPVRTASKLRVG; encoded by the coding sequence GTGGGTAATAATTTGATGCAGACGGATCTATCCGTGTGGGGTATGTATCACCATGCCGACATCGTCGTAAAGATTGTGATGATCGGCCTGATTCTCGCGTCAGTCGTTACATGGGCGCTGTTCTTCAGTAAAAGCGCGGAGATGATCTCGCAGAAGCGCCGCCTTAAGCGCGAGCAGCAGAAACTGGCTGAAGCACGTTCTTTGGATCAGGCCAGCGAAATTGCCTCCTCTTTCCACGCCAGAAGTCTGAGTCTGTCATTAATTAATGAAGCCCAGAATGAACTGGAGTTATCCGCAGGCAGCGAAGACAACGAAGGCATTAAAGAGCGTACCGGCTTCCGCCTCGAACGCCGTGTTGCGGCGACCGGCCGCCATATGGGGCGCGGCAACGGCTATCTTGCGACGATTGGCGCGATTTCACCGTTTATCGGCCTGTTTGGTACGGTCTGGGGCATCATGAACAGCTTTATCGGTATTGCGCAAACGCAGACCACTAACCTTGCTGTTGTGGCGCCGGGTATCGCAGAAGCGCTGCTGGCAACGGCTATCGGCCTGGTAGCGGCAATTCCGGCGGTGGTAATTTATAACGTCTTTGCCCGCATGATTGGCAGTTACAAAGCCATGCTTGGCGATGTTGCCGCACAGGTTCTGCTGCTGCAAAGCCGCGATCTTGACCTGGCCGCCAGCAATGCGCAGCCGGTTCGTACCGCGTCGAAATTACGTGTAGGTTGA
- the yghX gene encoding YghX family hydrolase has product MTRLTAKDFPQELLDYYDYYAHGKINKREFLQIAGKYTVGGMTALALFNLLKPNYALATQVEFTDPDIRPEYITWPSPNGHGEVRGYLVKPTKATGKVPAVVVVHENRGLNPYIEDVARRVAKAGYIALAPDGLSSVGGYPGNDDEGRELQQKVDPTKLMNDFFAAIEFLQKHPDATGKVGITGFCYGGGVANAAAVAYPELACAVPFYGRQPPVAGVAKIKAPLLLHYAALDKNINEGWPAYEQALKANHKVFEAYIYPAVNHGFHNDSTPRYDHAAAELAWQRTLGWFEKYLH; this is encoded by the coding sequence ATGACGCGTTTGACGGCGAAAGATTTTCCGCAAGAGTTGCTCGATTACTATGACTACTACGCGCATGGCAAAATCAACAAGCGCGAGTTTTTACAGATAGCTGGCAAATACACGGTCGGCGGCATGACCGCGCTGGCACTGTTCAATCTGCTAAAGCCCAACTACGCGCTGGCAACGCAGGTCGAATTTACCGATCCGGATATTCGCCCCGAGTACATCACCTGGCCATCGCCCAACGGTCACGGCGAGGTTCGCGGTTATCTGGTTAAACCGACAAAAGCAACGGGCAAAGTGCCGGCCGTAGTGGTGGTGCATGAAAATCGCGGGCTGAATCCGTATATCGAAGATGTCGCCCGCCGCGTAGCCAAAGCCGGTTACATCGCGCTGGCTCCGGATGGGTTAAGCTCCGTTGGCGGCTATCCCGGCAATGATGATGAAGGGCGCGAGCTGCAACAAAAAGTCGATCCTACAAAACTGATGAATGACTTCTTTGCCGCCATTGAGTTTCTGCAAAAGCATCCGGATGCCACGGGCAAAGTCGGGATCACCGGCTTTTGTTACGGCGGCGGCGTTGCGAACGCGGCGGCGGTTGCGTATCCGGAGCTGGCCTGTGCAGTGCCGTTTTATGGTCGCCAGCCGCCCGTCGCCGGGGTGGCAAAAATCAAGGCGCCGTTACTGCTCCACTACGCTGCGCTGGACAAAAACATTAACGAAGGCTGGCCTGCCTATGAACAGGCGCTGAAGGCCAACCACAAGGTATTTGAAGCTTATATCTACCCGGCCGTAAACCACGGTTTTCATAACGATTCAACGCCGCGCTACGATCATGCGGCGGCGGAACTAGCCTGGCAACGAACCCTTGGATGGTTTGAAAAATATCTGCATTGA
- a CDS encoding TIGR00645 family protein, translating to MERFLENAMYASRWLLAPVYFGLSLALLALTLKFFQEIIHVLPNVFNLAEADLILTLLSLVDMTLVGGLLVMVMFSGYENFVSQLDIAEHKEKLNWLGKMDATSLKNKVAASIVAISSIHLLRVFMDAKNVPDNKLMWYVIIHLTFVLSAFVMGYLDRLTRHNH from the coding sequence ATGGAACGCTTTCTGGAAAACGCAATGTACGCCTCGCGCTGGTTGCTCGCCCCGGTCTACTTTGGCCTTTCCCTCGCTTTACTTGCGTTGACGCTGAAATTCTTTCAGGAGATTATTCACGTCCTGCCCAATGTCTTTAACCTGGCGGAAGCCGATCTGATTCTGACGTTGCTGTCGCTGGTGGATATGACGCTGGTGGGTGGGTTGCTGGTAATGGTGATGTTTTCTGGCTATGAGAATTTCGTGTCGCAACTGGATATCGCCGAGCACAAAGAGAAGCTAAACTGGCTCGGCAAAATGGACGCGACTTCACTGAAGAACAAAGTGGCGGCGTCCATTGTAGCGATCTCTTCGATTCATCTGCTGCGCGTGTTTATGGACGCGAAAAACGTCCCGGACAATAAACTGATGTGGTACGTGATAATCCATCTGACGTTTGTTTTGTCTGCTTTCGTCATGGGGTATCTGGATCGCCTGACGCGCCATAATCACTGA
- a CDS encoding aldo/keto reductase, whose amino-acid sequence MPGFANPNRYEQMQYRYCGKSGLQLPALSLGLWHSFGYGQARDSQRALLRKAFDLGITHFDLANNYGPPAGSAEENFGRLLRDDFAVYRDEIIISTKAGYDMWPGPYGSGGSRKYLLASLDQSLKRMGVDYVDIFYSHRVDEKTPMEETAAALAQAVQSGKALYVGISSYSTERTQQMAALLREWKIPLLIHQPSYNLLNRWVDKTGLLDTLEDNGVGCIAFTPLAQGLLTGKYLNGIPEGSRMQREGKKVRGLTEKMLTESNLNSLRLLNDMAQHRGQSMAQMALSWLLKDQRVTSVLIGASRPEQIEENVLALNNLTFSEGELAQIDKHVADGELNLWQASSDK is encoded by the coding sequence ATGCCCGGTTTCGCCAATCCGAATCGCTACGAACAGATGCAGTATCGATACTGCGGTAAAAGCGGCCTGCAACTGCCCGCGCTTTCCCTCGGTTTGTGGCACAGCTTTGGTTATGGACAGGCGCGGGATTCGCAACGCGCCCTGCTGCGTAAAGCCTTTGACCTTGGCATTACCCACTTTGATTTAGCCAACAACTACGGGCCGCCAGCGGGCAGTGCGGAAGAGAATTTTGGTCGCCTGCTACGCGATGACTTCGCCGTTTATCGCGATGAAATCATTATTTCCACCAAGGCTGGCTACGATATGTGGCCTGGCCCGTATGGTTCCGGCGGCTCGCGTAAATACCTGTTGGCCAGCCTCGATCAGAGCCTGAAACGCATGGGCGTTGACTACGTGGATATCTTTTATTCACACCGCGTAGATGAAAAAACGCCGATGGAAGAGACCGCAGCAGCGCTCGCCCAGGCGGTGCAAAGCGGTAAAGCGTTGTATGTCGGCATCTCGTCTTACTCCACTGAACGTACGCAACAGATGGCAGCGTTGCTGCGCGAGTGGAAGATCCCGCTGCTTATCCATCAGCCTTCGTACAACCTGCTGAACCGCTGGGTCGATAAAACCGGCCTGCTCGATACGCTGGAAGATAACGGCGTGGGATGTATTGCATTTACCCCGCTGGCGCAGGGGCTGCTGACCGGTAAATACCTGAACGGCATTCCGGAAGGTTCCCGTATGCAGCGTGAAGGTAAAAAAGTGCGCGGTTTGACGGAGAAAATGCTGACGGAGAGCAATCTCAACAGCCTGCGGTTACTCAATGATATGGCGCAACATCGCGGACAGTCGATGGCGCAAATGGCGTTGAGCTGGTTATTGAAAGACCAGCGCGTGACTTCCGTGCTGATTGGCGCAAGCCGTCCGGAGCAAATCGAAGAGAACGTACTGGCGTTGAATAACCTGACGTTTAGTGAAGGGGAACTGGCGCAAATCGATAAGCATGTTGCCGACGGCGAGTTGAATCTGTGGCAGGCATCGTCAGATAAATAA